A genome region from Scomber japonicus isolate fScoJap1 chromosome 15, fScoJap1.pri, whole genome shotgun sequence includes the following:
- the LOC128374007 gene encoding E3 ubiquitin-protein ligase RNF19A-like: protein MSSLRQQHHGSTGSERDLHSAASTVSLPSIRKTPKKRRLSLHSLFGRRRRPDRDPKRKSKTMQAGAGVGSIVSAESVQSETFHDKTSAHSLPGVASTSSASGSTSEFLECPLCLLRHARDRFPDIMTCHHRSCADCLRQYLRIEISESRVNISCPECSERFNPHDIQMILGDRALMEKYEEFMLRRWLVAEPDCRWCPAPDCGYAVIAFGCASCPKITCGRDGCGTEFCYHCKQLWHPNQTCDTARQQRAQHFRLRSFRSSSLSYSQESGAAGDDIKPCPRCAAYIIKMNDGSCNHMTCAVCGCEFCWLCMKEISDLHYLSPSGCTFWGKKPWSRKKKILWQLGTLVGAPVGIALIAGIAIPAMIIGIPVYVGRKIHNRYEGKDISKHKRNLVIAGGVTLSVIVSPVVAAVTVGIGVPIMLAYVYGVVPISLCRSGGCGVSAGNGKGVRIEFDDENDNIGSGAAATDTTSVAETRLNNPSLGDGASVGGLTGLSLSVSGSHMERCGMSSTQRDNMSDNASTTALAGTSITGSLSGSCYNRMEVQADVQKERCSLSGESATVSLGTISDNASTKAMAGSILNAYMPLERDNSLEVQADVESKQEKVRHYSASSSLDEASCSSSTAGLKGASGGTCSCPSTCCCAQHDGHRCPSPPWSKEPSTSGGKKSKGKLWKRGSSKGETKINETQGDMDAQLLEQRSTNSSEFDSPSLSGSLPSVADSHCSHFSSELSCSDPETSRPAHPPCSGLADPLPHPATTFNEITITPMPQVEHDRLENFPSQTGHAAFTHRLLSSSPPASPKEGSSGTFLYITEESRGVTADTEPEKDENIKETTDNNTVLPVSPTRKRCIQTDI, encoded by the exons ATGAGCAGCCTGCGCCAGCAGCATCATGGCAGCACAGGCTCAGAGCGAGACCTTCACTCAGCTGCTTCCACTGTCAGCCTCCCCTCTATTAGAAAGACCCCTAAGAAGCGGCGTCTGTCGCTCCACTCGCTGTTCGGTCGGCGGCGGCGGCCGGACCGCGACCCCAAGCGAAAGTCCAAGACCATGCAGGCCGGAGCCGGGGTGGGCAGCATCGTCAGCGCAGAGAGTGTCCAGTCAGAGACGTTCCACGATAAGACCTCTGCCCACTCCCTGCCAGGCGTAGCCTCGACTTCATCGGCGTCCGGGTCCACATCGGAGTTCCTCGAGTGCCCCCTATGCCTGCTGCGCCATGCACGCGACCGCTTCCCAGACATCATGACCTGTCACCACCGTTCCTGCGCAGACTGCCTGCGACAGTACCTGCGCATCGAGATCTCCGAGTCCCGAGTCAACATCAGCTGCCCCGAGTGCTCGGAGCGCTTCAATCCCCACGACATCCAGATGATCCTGGGAGACCGAGCCCTCATGGAGAAGTACGAGGAGTTCATGCTGAGGAGGTGGCTGGTGGCTGAACCCGACTGCCGCTGGTGCCCCGCCCCAGACTGCGG TTATGCAGTCATCGCGTTCGGCTGTGCCAGCTGCCCAAAGATCACCTGTGGGCGTGATGGCTGTGGCACAGAGTTCTGCTACCACTGCAAACAGCTGTGGCATCCCAACCAGACGTGCGACACGGCGCGGCAACAAAGGGCCCAGCACTTTCGGCTGAGGAGTTTCCGGTCCTCCTCCCTCAGTTACAGCCAGGAGAGCGGAGCTGCAG GTGATGACATCAAGCCCTGTCCTCGCTGTGCTGCCTACATCATCAAGATGAATGACGGGAGCTGTAATCACATGACTTGTGCTGTCTGCGGCTGTGAGTTCTGCTGGCTCTGCATGAAGGAGATCTCCGACCTGCACTACCTGAG TCCATCAGGCTGCACCTTCTGGGGTAAAAAGCCCTggagcagaaagaagaagattCTGTGGCAGCTCGGCACATTGGTGGGTGCGCCTGTGGGCATCGCCCTCATTGCTGGCATCGCTATCCCCGCAATGATCATCGGCATCCCGGTCTACGTGGGCAGAAAG ATCCATAATCGTTATGAAGGGAAGGACATCTCTAAACACAAGAGGAACTTGGTAATAGCTGGTGGCGTGACGCTGTCTGTGATTGTGTCGCCCGTGGTTGCAGCTGTCACTGTCG GTATCGGTGTTCCCATCATGCTGGCTTACGTCTACGGAGTCGTCCCGATCTCCCTGTGCAGGAGCGGCGGCTGTGGAGTGTCTGCTGGCAACGGCAAAGGAGTGCGGATCGAGTTTGATGACGAAAATGACAACATAGGTAGCGGTGCTGCAGCTACAG ACACGACCTCGGTGGCGGAGACGCGGCTCAACAATCCCAGCCTTGGCGACGGAGCGAGCGTGGGCGGCCTCACAGGCCTTAGCCTCAGTGTGAGCGGCAGCCACATGGAACGCTGTGGCATGAGCTCCACTCAGCGGGACAACATGAGCGACAACGCCAGCACCACCGCTCTCGCTGGCACCAGCATCACCGGCAGCCTGTCTGGCAGCTGCTACAACAG GATGGAAGTTCAGGCTGACGTCCAGAAGGAGAGGTGCAGTCTGAGTGGAGAGTCGGCCACCGTCAGCCTCGGGACAATCAGTGATAACGCCAGCACAAAAGCAATGGCGGGATCCATCCTCAATGCCTACATGCCTCTGGAAAG agacAATAGTCTGGAGGTGCAGGCGGATGTGGAGTCCAAACAGGAGAAGGTGAGACACTACAGCGCCAGCAGCAGCCTGGATGAagccagctgcagcagcagcactgcagGTCTCAAAGGTGCCAGCGGAGGCACATGCTCATGTccctccacctgctgctgtgCGCAGCATGATGGCCACCGGTGCCCCTCACCACCTTGGTCAAAGGAACCCTCCACTTCAGGGGGAAAGAAGAGCAAAGGAAAGTTGTGGAAAAGAGGCAGCAGCAAAGGAGAGACGAAAATTAATGAGACACAAGGAGACATGGACGCTCAGCTGCTGGAGCAGCGCAGCACTAACTCCTCTGAGTTTGACTCACCATCCCTGAGTGGCAGCCTGCCTTCAGTGGCCGACTCACACTGTAGCCACTTCTCATCAGAGCTCAGCTGCTCGGACCCAGAAACCTCAAGACCAGCTCACCCCCCTTGCTCCGGACTGGCAGATCCCCTCCCTCACCCTGCGACCACCTTCAACGAGATCACCATCACGCCCATGCCACAGGTGGAGCACGACCGCCTCGAGAATTTCCCATCTCAGACTGGCCACGCAGCCTTCACCCACCGTCTGCTGTCCTCGTCCCCTCCTGCTTCTCCCAAAGAGGGAAGCAGTGGGACGTTTCTATACAtcacagaggagagcagaggcgtcacagcagacacagagccaGAAAAGGACGAGAACATAAAAGAAACCACCGACAACAACACCGTACTGCCTGTAAGCCCAACAAGGAAGCGCTGCATACAAACAGATATCTAA